In one window of Scylla paramamosain isolate STU-SP2022 unplaced genomic scaffold, ASM3559412v1 Contig37, whole genome shotgun sequence DNA:
- the LOC135097924 gene encoding uncharacterized protein LOC135097924, producing MSEREKGSGTPRRPPSPASGGKRREKDLLEGDGKRRKASRDSSSTQPPPACPQSAAGPSHIGDTAVPPSSEVTLDKLSTLLGALIERLDQPAVPPVSVETNFTFPHSDDEAAEAPRCLPEADPLDLDLLTAPATQSTGDSVVDADFQKALDEFAGHFRGEEETGDPLSDRLAGILNASLRRRPSSDGVKLTCDKIKLPSNVPNLKVPATNSAITKAMSVGGKLVDTRLSLTNKLLTKALVPIACCISDIGDKKDKPVNYYLDGLNNSLRLLTSAVNYINQLRKEVARTHVNDSALAELCNWECEVGKDDLFPFDVIKKCEEIHKSRKLGRPTFRPYKAPGKRFASPRQLPSRPHSQQPRPRHQTRSFLGQRPPQGKGMPRHRAHQ from the coding sequence ATGTCGGAACGGGAAAAGGGCTCAGGAACGCCTCGGCGTCCCCCCTCACCTGCTTCGGGAGGGAAGCGACGTGAGAAGGACCTTCTAGAAGGCGATGGCAAGCGGAGGAAGGCCTCCCGGGATAGTTCCAGTACTCAACCACCTCCCGCCTGTCCGCAGTCAGCTGCGGGCCCGAGCCACATCGGCGATACAGCGGTGCCTCCTTCGAGTGAAGTAACTTTGGACAAGCTTTCTACCCTTTTGGGTGCTCTAATTGAAAGATTAGACCAGCCGGCAGTCCCTCCAGTGTCGGTGGAGACAAACTTCACCTTCCCCCATTCTGATGATGAGGCAGCTGAAGCGCCTCGGTGTCTGCCCGAAGCTGATCCCCTTGACCTCGATCTGCTTACTGCCCCCGCTACACAGTCAACCGGTGATTCGGTGGTTGATGCGGATTTCCAGAAAGCTCTCGATGAGTTTGCTGGCCACTTCCGGGGTGAGGAAGAGACAGGTGACCCCTTATCTGACCGCCTGGCTGGCATTCTTAATGCCAGTCTGAGACGTCGGCCCTCTTCTGACGGTGTGAAGCTTACATGTGATAAGATCAAACTCCCGAGTAATGTACCCAATTTAAAGGTCCCAGCGACTAATTCTGCCATCACAAAGGCAATGAGCGTCGGTGGAAAGCTAGTTGACACTCGGCTGTCACTTACTAATAAACTGTTGACCAAGGCGTTGGTCCCCATTGCCTGTTGCATCAGTGATATTGGTGATAAGAAAGACAAGCCTGTAAACTACTACCTTGATGGTCTTAATAACAGCCTGAGGCTACTGACTTCCGCTGTTAACTACATCAATCAGCTTCGGAAAGAGGTTGCTCGAACTCATGTGAATGATTCTGCCTTGGCAGAGCTCTGCAATTGGGAGTGTGAGGTCGGCAAGGATGATTTATTCCCGTTCGATGTGATTAAGAAGTGTGAGGAAATTCACAAATCCAGGAAACTTGGGCGGCCCACCTTCCGCCCTTACAAAGCTCCTGGAAAACGATTTGCTTCACCTCGCCAGTTACCCTCACGCCCTCACTCTCAGCAGCCGAGACCACGTCACCAAACAAGGT